A genomic segment from Paenibacillus sp. FSL K6-1096 encodes:
- a CDS encoding response regulator transcription factor translates to MSKLQVLIVDDEWNMRNLLRIYLMKEGFEIKEAATGQEALALVQAHSFDVIILDVMLPDMDGWQICKRIRELVTTPILFLSARTETKDKIKGLDIGADDYLTKPFDPDELLARMFSLIRRSVMNQEVVPQPSRMLHYPDLVIIPEAREVRICDEYVEFTQKEFDLLVAFTQNIQKAFTREELVERLWGYDFEGEYRVVDTHIKNIREKMHLAGLKYNPIQTVWGVGYKFYVPGDANEK, encoded by the coding sequence GTGTCTAAACTTCAGGTATTGATTGTAGATGATGAATGGAATATGAGAAATTTGCTGCGGATTTATTTGATGAAAGAAGGTTTTGAGATTAAAGAAGCAGCAACGGGACAAGAAGCTTTAGCGTTGGTACAAGCCCATTCCTTCGATGTCATTATTCTCGATGTAATGCTGCCTGATATGGATGGTTGGCAAATCTGTAAGCGTATCAGAGAACTTGTAACAACACCAATTTTATTCCTGTCTGCACGAACAGAGACCAAAGATAAGATTAAGGGCTTAGATATCGGAGCGGATGATTACTTGACCAAGCCCTTCGATCCTGACGAATTACTGGCCCGAATGTTCTCGTTGATTCGCAGATCTGTGATGAACCAAGAGGTAGTTCCTCAACCGTCGCGTATGCTTCATTATCCAGACCTCGTTATTATTCCTGAAGCCCGTGAAGTACGAATTTGTGATGAATATGTAGAATTTACCCAAAAAGAATTCGATTTATTGGTGGCTTTTACGCAGAATATCCAAAAAGCATTTACAAGAGAAGAATTGGTGGAACGGCTATGGGGCTACGATTTCGAAGGTGAGTACAGAGTCGTCGATACGCATATCAAAAACATCAGGGAAAAGATGCATTTAGCAGGTTTAAAATACAACCCGATCCAAACAGTATGGGGGGTTGGTTATAAATTTTATGTTCCTGGAGACGCCAATGAAAAATAA
- a CDS encoding alpha-L-arabinofuranosidase C-terminal domain-containing protein: MALLFINAGRKLSTINKNIYGHFAEHLGNGIYNGIYVGEDSIIPNVRGIRSDVVEALRKIQVPVLRWPGGCFAEYYNWKDGVGPDRKRIVNAGWGAVVEDNSFGTHEFLDLCEQVGCSPYIAANVGSGTPREVSEWIEYMTFSGDSPMADWRRQNGRDKPWKVEFVGIGNENWACGGNMRPEYYADVYRRFETYVRNYGESKLYRIACGANGGDYEWTEVLMKQAGKQMDGLSLHYYTMPGFYDTEEYPWEQKGPAVGFDAGSYYRTLRRALYTDELIRRHKSVMDQYDPQGRVSIIMDEWGTWHQVEPGMNPAFLFQQNTMRDAIVAAVSLNIFNSHSDRVHMANLAQMVNVLQSVILTEGDKLLLTPTYHVFDLFKGHQDATLIESYVQQQQQTGPEDALVPTLHVSASERTDGRIHVTLANLSMDEAQHTQWKLDGKMFSNASIRYISGDMNSHNQFGQPPEVEIQALPDMKIQDNSLELALPACCVAEIILE, translated from the coding sequence ATGGCCTTATTGTTCATTAATGCAGGACGGAAGCTCTCGACGATTAATAAAAACATCTACGGGCATTTTGCGGAGCATCTGGGTAACGGAATTTATAATGGTATTTATGTCGGAGAGGACAGCATAATCCCCAATGTCCGGGGAATACGGAGCGATGTTGTGGAAGCCCTCCGTAAGATCCAGGTTCCCGTGCTGCGCTGGCCCGGCGGCTGTTTTGCCGAATACTATAACTGGAAGGATGGAGTCGGACCGGACCGCAAACGTATTGTAAATGCAGGCTGGGGTGCGGTTGTGGAGGATAACTCCTTCGGCACGCATGAATTTCTTGATCTCTGTGAGCAGGTCGGATGCTCGCCTTATATTGCCGCCAATGTCGGCTCCGGTACTCCCCGGGAGGTTAGCGAATGGATTGAATATATGACCTTCAGCGGTGACTCCCCTATGGCGGATTGGCGGCGGCAGAATGGCCGGGACAAGCCCTGGAAGGTGGAATTCGTAGGAATCGGCAATGAGAACTGGGCTTGCGGCGGAAATATGCGCCCTGAATATTATGCAGATGTGTACAGACGCTTTGAGACCTATGTACGGAATTATGGTGAATCCAAGCTGTACCGGATTGCCTGTGGAGCGAATGGCGGCGATTATGAATGGACCGAGGTTTTGATGAAGCAAGCCGGTAAGCAGATGGACGGACTTTCACTGCATTATTATACGATGCCCGGTTTTTATGATACTGAAGAATACCCCTGGGAGCAGAAAGGCCCCGCCGTCGGATTTGATGCCGGAAGCTATTACCGCACGTTACGCCGGGCGCTGTATACCGATGAGCTGATCCGCAGACATAAAAGTGTTATGGATCAGTACGATCCGCAGGGGCGTGTGAGCATTATTATGGATGAATGGGGCACCTGGCACCAGGTGGAGCCAGGCATGAATCCGGCGTTCTTATTCCAGCAGAATACGATGCGTGACGCGATTGTCGCTGCTGTTTCGCTGAATATTTTCAACAGCCACAGCGACCGGGTGCACATGGCCAATCTCGCGCAGATGGTCAATGTGCTCCAGTCCGTGATTCTGACCGAAGGAGATAAGCTGCTCCTGACTCCTACGTACCATGTATTTGACCTTTTTAAAGGTCATCAGGATGCCACGTTAATCGAAAGCTATGTGCAGCAGCAACAGCAGACCGGTCCGGAAGATGCTCTGGTCCCTACTCTGCATGTCAGTGCCTCTGAACGGACAGACGGCAGGATTCATGTCACTCTGGCTAACCTGTCCATGGATGAAGCTCAGCATACCCAATGGAAGCTGGACGGTAAAATGTTCTCCAATGCCTCCATCCGCTACATCAGCGGTGATATGAACAGCCATAATCAATTCGGCCAGCCGCCTGAGGTAGAAATCCAAGCTTTGCCGGACATGAAGATACAGGATAATTCACTGGAGCTTGCCCTTCCTGCCTGCTGCGTAGCAGAGATTATTTTGGAATGA